The genomic DNA TCAATCCCAAATTAAATTGAATAAGGAATATAAATAATGTACCTATTTACAAGTGAAGTAGTAAGTCCGGGTCATCCTGATAAATGTGCCGATATCATAGCAGATAGTATAGTTGATGCGATCCTTAAACAAGATCCAAATGGTCGCGTTGCAAGTGAAGTTTTCGTCGCTGGAAAACACATTGTAATAGGCGGCGAAGTAAATGCTAAGGTTGATTTTACTCATCAAGATTATAGAAATATAGTAAAAAATACTTTAAAAGATATCGGTTATAACGGAAATCCACATTTTACAAGATCTCAATGCCTACATCCTGATGATCTTGAGGTTGATGTGTTTTTAAATCAGCAAAGTCCGGATATAAATCAAGGCGTAGATCAAAGCAGCGGTGAAATAGGTGCCGGGGATCAAGGAATTATGTTTGGATTTGCATCTAGCGAAACAGAAAATTTTATGCCATCAGCGATAACTTACGCTAGAATACTTTGCGATAAAGTTTATGATTACGCTCTTAAAAATCCGGATAAATTAGGCGTTGATATCAAAACTCAAGTTACAATCGATTATGGTTCAAAATCAAATTTCGAAAACTGCAAACCTCAATCCATACATACGATAGTAGTAAGCGCTCCAAGCGTTGAAAATTTGCAAATAGAAGAAGTTAGAACTTTGATCCAAGGCTTGATAGATGATGCAGGGCTTCCAAAAGAGCTTTACAATAAAGAAAAAACGATTATTTATATAAATCCAACCGGACGTTATGTGAATCATAGTTCGCTTCATGACAGCGGATTAACCGGAAGAAAGCTAATAGTAGATAGCTTTGGCGGATACTCTCCTATAGGCGGCGGCGCTCAAAGTAGCAAAGACTATACGAAAGTCGATCGTAGTGGACTTTACGCAGCAAGATGGATAGCAAAAAATATAGTCGCCGCAGGACTTGCTAAAAAATGCATCGTTCAGCTAAGTTACGCTATAGGTGTAGCAAAACCAGTTAGTATCTCAGTAGATTGTATGGGTACAAATAGCAGTATAGATGATGAGAAATTATCAGAGTTTGTACATGAGAGTTTTGCTCTAACTCCTAGATGGATAACGGAGAAATTCGGACTAGATAAACCTAGCGCAGAT from Campylobacter fetus subsp. fetus includes the following:
- the metK gene encoding methionine adenosyltransferase, which translates into the protein MYLFTSEVVSPGHPDKCADIIADSIVDAILKQDPNGRVASEVFVAGKHIVIGGEVNAKVDFTHQDYRNIVKNTLKDIGYNGNPHFTRSQCLHPDDLEVDVFLNQQSPDINQGVDQSSGEIGAGDQGIMFGFASSETENFMPSAITYARILCDKVYDYALKNPDKLGVDIKTQVTIDYGSKSNFENCKPQSIHTIVVSAPSVENLQIEEVRTLIQGLIDDAGLPKELYNKEKTIIYINPTGRYVNHSSLHDSGLTGRKLIVDSFGGYSPIGGGAQSSKDYTKVDRSGLYAARWIAKNIVAAGLAKKCIVQLSYAIGVAKPVSISVDCMGTNSSIDDEKLSEFVHESFALTPRWITEKFGLDKPSADTFLYAKVAANGQVGVASYPWEKLDAVEIFKKLK